One part of the Actinomyces howellii genome encodes these proteins:
- the rsmA gene encoding 16S rRNA (adenine(1518)-N(6)/adenine(1519)-N(6))-dimethyltransferase RsmA: MPDSSTTRSGRDGRGLLGPADVRGLCTALGVRPTKTLGQNFVHDAGTVRRIVRSAGVGPGSIVLEVGPGLGSLTLALLEAGACVTAVEIDPVLARALPVTVAQRMPEAVERLAVLEADAMSVTGPGALGPAPGAAAPGALPAMLVANLPYNVAVPVLLTLLEALPCLERATVMVQAEVADRLAAAPGSRTYGAPSVKTAWYARARRTATIGRTVFWPVPNVDSALVELVRHDPPTTPATRQQVFAVVDAAFSQRRKTLRKALAPLAGGPGAAEEALRAAGIDPGERGERLDVASFAALAQALAAAGHLSAPVRRPREDR, encoded by the coding sequence ATGCCCGACTCCTCCACGACCCGGTCGGGCCGAGACGGCCGCGGCCTGCTCGGCCCCGCGGACGTCCGCGGCCTGTGCACGGCCCTGGGCGTGCGGCCCACCAAGACCCTGGGGCAGAACTTCGTCCACGACGCCGGCACGGTGCGGCGCATCGTGCGCTCGGCGGGGGTCGGCCCCGGCTCCATCGTCCTCGAGGTCGGCCCGGGCCTGGGCTCGCTCACCCTGGCGCTCCTCGAGGCCGGTGCCTGCGTCACCGCCGTCGAGATCGACCCGGTCCTCGCGCGCGCGCTGCCGGTGACCGTCGCCCAGCGGATGCCCGAGGCCGTCGAGCGCCTGGCCGTCCTCGAGGCCGACGCCATGAGCGTGACGGGCCCCGGGGCGCTGGGACCCGCGCCCGGCGCAGCCGCCCCCGGGGCGCTTCCGGCCATGCTCGTGGCCAACCTCCCCTACAACGTCGCGGTGCCGGTGCTCCTCACCCTCCTGGAGGCCCTGCCCTGCCTCGAGCGCGCCACGGTCATGGTCCAGGCGGAGGTCGCCGACCGCCTCGCCGCGGCCCCCGGGTCCCGGACCTACGGCGCCCCGAGCGTCAAGACCGCCTGGTACGCCCGCGCCCGGCGCACGGCCACCATCGGGCGCACCGTCTTCTGGCCGGTGCCCAACGTCGACTCCGCCCTCGTCGAGCTCGTCCGCCACGACCCCCCGACGACCCCTGCGACCCGGCAGCAGGTCTTTGCCGTCGTCGACGCCGCCTTCTCCCAGCGCCGCAAGACCCTGCGCAAGGCGCTGGCCCCGCTGGCCGGGGGACCAGGCGCCGCCGAGGAGGCCCTCCGCGCCGCGGGCATCGACCCCGGTGAGCGCGGGGAGAGGCTCGACGTCGCCTCCTTCGCCGCCCTCGCCCAGGCCCTGGCGGCCGCCGGGCACCTGTCAGCCCCCGTACGCCGACCCCGGGAGGACCGATGA
- a CDS encoding ABC-F family ATP-binding cassette domain-containing protein, which yields MAAPLVVGEAIHLEYPTRVVLDSVTVGVQEGDRIGIVGRNGDGKSSLLGVLSALIEPQAGRVTRRGGVRVGVLSQSDDLDPAVSVGAAIVGDRPEHEWAGDARTREVIGGLVADLPWEARVAELSGGQRRRVALAALLVGQWDVLALDEPTNHLDVEGIAWLAAHLRGRWPKGSGGLLVVTHDRWFLDEVCTTTWEVHDGTVEPFEGGYAAYVLQRVERDRIRAATEARRQNLMRKELAWLRRGAPARTSKPRFRIEAANRLIADVPPVRNPIELQRLAVARLGKQVVDLERVSLRYGEHEVLRDVTWRLAPGERTGILGANGSGKSTLLGLIAGTVQPTSGRIRRGSTVRLGLLDQQFSQLADIGGDRVREVLARTQTTFTVEGKDLTPAQLLERLGFDRPHLSSRVAELSGGQKRRLQLLLLLLSEPNLIALDEPANDVDADMLAAMEDLLDSWPGTLVVVSHDRYMLERVTDQQYAIVNGSLRHLPGGVDEYLRLRRDPPAPPSARPTGQSGPPGQGAAAGPAGLSGAERRAVSKEIASIERRLDRLTAEVASLHEQMADHDQGDYEGLHALADRLRAVEQEASDLEERWLELSELVA from the coding sequence GTGGCAGCCCCACTGGTCGTAGGAGAGGCCATCCACCTGGAGTACCCGACGCGAGTGGTCCTGGACTCCGTGACCGTCGGGGTCCAGGAGGGGGACCGGATCGGGATCGTGGGCCGCAACGGCGACGGCAAGTCGAGCCTCCTGGGGGTGCTCAGCGCTCTGATCGAGCCGCAGGCCGGCCGCGTGACCCGTCGGGGCGGCGTGCGCGTCGGGGTCCTCTCGCAGTCCGACGACCTCGACCCGGCCGTGAGCGTCGGCGCCGCGATCGTCGGTGACCGCCCCGAGCACGAGTGGGCCGGAGACGCCCGGACCAGGGAGGTGATCGGCGGGCTCGTGGCCGACCTGCCCTGGGAGGCCAGGGTCGCGGAGCTGAGCGGTGGCCAGCGCCGCCGTGTCGCGCTCGCCGCGCTGCTCGTCGGCCAGTGGGACGTGCTCGCCCTCGACGAGCCGACCAACCACCTCGACGTCGAGGGCATCGCCTGGCTGGCCGCGCACCTGCGGGGGCGCTGGCCCAAGGGCTCCGGAGGCCTGCTCGTCGTCACCCACGACCGCTGGTTCCTTGACGAGGTCTGCACGACGACCTGGGAGGTCCACGACGGGACCGTCGAGCCCTTCGAGGGCGGCTACGCCGCCTACGTGCTCCAACGGGTCGAACGGGACCGGATCAGGGCGGCCACCGAGGCCAGGCGGCAGAACCTCATGCGCAAGGAGCTGGCGTGGCTGCGCCGCGGCGCGCCCGCCCGCACCTCCAAGCCGAGGTTCCGCATCGAGGCCGCCAACCGGCTCATCGCCGACGTGCCCCCGGTGCGCAACCCGATCGAGCTCCAGCGCCTGGCCGTGGCCCGCCTGGGCAAGCAGGTCGTCGACCTCGAGCGCGTCAGCCTGCGCTACGGCGAGCACGAGGTGCTGCGTGACGTGACCTGGCGGCTCGCACCCGGAGAACGGACCGGGATCCTCGGAGCCAACGGCAGCGGCAAGTCGACGCTCCTCGGGCTCATCGCCGGCACCGTGCAGCCCACCTCCGGCAGGATCAGGCGCGGCAGCACCGTCCGGCTCGGACTGCTCGACCAGCAGTTCTCCCAGCTCGCCGACATCGGCGGCGACCGGGTGCGCGAGGTCCTGGCGCGCACCCAGACGACCTTCACGGTCGAGGGCAAGGACCTCACGCCGGCACAGCTGCTCGAGCGCCTGGGCTTCGACCGCCCGCACCTGTCGTCCAGGGTCGCCGAGCTGTCGGGAGGGCAGAAGCGCAGGCTCCAGCTCCTGCTCCTGCTGCTCAGCGAGCCCAACCTCATCGCCCTGGACGAGCCGGCCAACGACGTCGACGCCGACATGCTGGCGGCGATGGAGGACCTGCTCGACTCCTGGCCGGGGACGCTTGTCGTCGTCTCCCACGACCGCTACATGCTCGAACGGGTCACCGACCAGCAGTACGCGATCGTCAACGGGAGCCTGCGGCACCTGCCCGGCGGGGTCGACGAGTACCTGCGGCTGCGGCGGGACCCGCCCGCCCCACCCTCCGCCCGCCCGACCGGGCAGTCAGGGCCGCCCGGGCAGGGCGCGGCAGCGGGCCCCGCCGGGCTGTCCGGGGCCGAGCGGCGTGCCGTGAGCAAGGAGATCGCCTCGATCGAACGTCGCCTCGACAGGCTCACCGCCGAGGTGGCGTCCCTGCACGAGCAGATGGCCGACCACGACCAGGGCGACTACGAGGGGCTCCACGCGCTCGCCGACCGGCTCCGCGCGGTCGAGCAGGAGGCCAGCGACCTCGAGGAGCGGTGGCTGGAGCTGTCCGAGCTCGTGGCCTGA
- a CDS encoding 4-(cytidine 5'-diphospho)-2-C-methyl-D-erythritol kinase — MSHLHAVPGGQAPPQRSGSATSVRVEAPGKVNLFLSVGALGADGYHPLTTVFQAVRVVETVTARRQALDARGAVTLSLEEPDASVPTDASNLAVRAALVLAEATGVEEGVDLLVRKRVPVAGGMAGGSADAAATLLACNVLWGTELDQAELVELASRLGADVPFPLLGSTAVGHGRGDRLTPLMTRGTYHWVFALAHTGLSTPAVFARFDQMPRAVAPAATEVPAELTNALRSGDPAAVAAHLRNDLAPAALSLRPGLAEVIDVAESAGALRAIVSGSGPTVAALVPDGATAARVSRALEDCEHVAGTLRADAPVAGARVVG, encoded by the coding sequence ATGAGCCACCTGCACGCCGTCCCTGGGGGGCAGGCTCCGCCACAGCGCTCGGGCTCAGCCACCTCGGTGCGCGTCGAGGCCCCCGGCAAGGTCAACCTCTTCCTGTCGGTGGGCGCCCTCGGCGCGGACGGCTACCACCCCCTGACCACCGTCTTCCAGGCGGTGCGGGTCGTCGAGACCGTCACCGCCCGGCGTCAGGCCCTCGACGCCCGCGGCGCCGTCACCCTCAGCCTCGAGGAGCCCGACGCCTCCGTGCCCACCGACGCCTCCAACCTGGCGGTGCGCGCCGCCCTCGTCCTGGCCGAGGCCACCGGCGTCGAGGAGGGCGTCGACCTGCTCGTGCGCAAGCGCGTGCCGGTGGCCGGAGGGATGGCCGGCGGGTCGGCCGACGCCGCCGCGACCCTCCTGGCCTGCAACGTCCTGTGGGGTACCGAGCTCGACCAGGCCGAGCTCGTCGAGCTCGCCTCCCGCCTGGGTGCTGACGTCCCCTTCCCCCTGCTCGGCTCGACCGCGGTGGGTCACGGCCGCGGCGACCGTCTCACCCCGCTGATGACGCGTGGGACCTACCACTGGGTCTTCGCCCTGGCGCACACGGGGTTGTCGACGCCGGCCGTCTTCGCTCGCTTCGACCAGATGCCGCGAGCGGTCGCACCGGCCGCCACGGAGGTGCCCGCGGAGCTGACCAACGCCCTGCGCTCGGGGGACCCGGCCGCCGTGGCCGCCCACCTGCGCAACGACCTGGCCCCGGCGGCCCTGTCCCTTCGCCCCGGGCTCGCCGAGGTCATCGACGTCGCCGAGTCCGCCGGTGCGCTGCGAGCCATCGTCTCGGGCTCGGGACCGACGGTCGCCGCCCTCGTGCCCGACGGCGCCACCGCCGCCCGGGTGAGCCGGGCGCTCGAGGACTGCGAGCACGTGGCGGGGACCCTGCGGGCCGACGCCCCGGTCGCCGGCGCCCGGGTGGTGGGCTGA